From Pongo pygmaeus isolate AG05252 chromosome 1, NHGRI_mPonPyg2-v2.0_pri, whole genome shotgun sequence, one genomic window encodes:
- the TMEM35B gene encoding transmembrane protein 35B, translating to MALLLSVLRVLLGGFFALVGLAKLSEEISAPVSERMNALFVQFAEVFPLKVFGYQPDPLNYQIAVGFLELLAGLLLVMGPPMLQEISNLFLILLMMGAIFTLAALKESLSTCIPAIVCLGFLLLLNVGQLLAQTKKVVRPTRKKTLSTFKESWK from the exons ATGGCGCTCCTGCTCTCGGTGCTGCGTGTACTGCTGGGCGGCTTCTTCGCGCTCGTGGGGTTGGCCAAGCTCTCGGAGGAGATCTCGGCTCCAGTTTCGGAGCGGATG AACGCCCTGTTCGTGCAGTTTGCTGAGGTGTTCCCGCTGAAGGTATTTGGTTACCAGCCAGATCCCCTGAACTACCAAATAGCTGTGGGCTTTCTGGAACTGCTGGCTGGGTTGCTGCTGGTCATGGGCCCACCGATGCTGCAAGAGATCAGTAACTTGTTCTTGATTCTGCTCATGATGG gggCTATCTTCACCTTGGCAGCTCTGAAAGAGTCACTAAGCACCTGTATCCCGGCCATTGTCTGCCTGGGGTTCCTGCTGCTGCTGAATGTCGGCCAGCTCTTAGCCCAGACTAAGAAGGTGGTCAGACCCACTAGAAAGAAGACTCTAAGTACATTCAAGGAATCCTGGAAGTAG